A section of the Devosia rhizoryzae genome encodes:
- a CDS encoding type II and III secretion system protein family protein, translating to MEHAKAHTHRFRPRLVLALAIGTLLAAMAPASVFAGGNAYPAAPVYPAADAQIAISAGAYGAVRSLEVELNKSMIVDLPAGVAEVVVSQPSIAAAVMRSRTRAIIQGIAEGATNIIFIDDAGRTMSILDVNIVQPPLEVGRALESTLARVIPGSNIRVETLSNNSINDKIYFVLTGTVNSAEDKAVAEAMAAQLSESDGPSGSLIQVTGPQQVMLQVTVSEIRRDVARQLGINLSGSVTLGNSTFGFNSSQTNVSNGIGGSFPLGDSVQINAGIRALENRGALRLLAQPTLTAMSGQPAEFLVGGEIPIQTSSINGTSIQYKQYGIQLAFTPTVRANGQVALTIDTGVSELQAGSSAALTTRDVKTSVELPPGTTLAIGGLLSESASRTVDQIPGLGNIPILGALFRSNAYRSQETELVILVTPYLVQPTTPANAIAVPTDNSYITNDAEAFFLGAIEKRYGVGATGEFRGGFSGSVGFALD from the coding sequence ATGGAACACGCAAAAGCCCACACGCACCGTTTCCGCCCGCGGCTGGTTCTGGCGCTGGCGATCGGAACTCTCCTGGCAGCCATGGCACCGGCATCGGTCTTTGCCGGCGGCAACGCCTATCCAGCGGCTCCGGTCTATCCAGCTGCCGACGCACAGATCGCCATCTCCGCCGGAGCCTACGGTGCTGTGCGCAGCCTCGAGGTCGAGCTCAACAAGTCGATGATTGTCGATCTGCCAGCGGGCGTTGCTGAAGTGGTGGTCTCGCAGCCTTCGATCGCGGCGGCGGTGATGCGGTCGCGCACTCGCGCGATCATTCAGGGTATCGCCGAAGGTGCGACCAACATCATCTTCATCGACGATGCCGGGCGCACCATGAGCATCCTCGACGTCAACATCGTCCAGCCGCCGCTCGAAGTGGGCCGCGCGCTCGAATCGACCTTGGCACGCGTCATTCCGGGCTCCAATATTCGTGTCGAAACGCTCTCCAACAATTCGATCAACGACAAGATCTATTTTGTTCTCACCGGTACGGTGAACAGCGCCGAGGATAAAGCCGTTGCCGAGGCCATGGCCGCTCAGCTTTCGGAAAGCGACGGCCCCAGCGGCAGCCTGATCCAGGTGACCGGCCCGCAGCAGGTCATGCTGCAGGTCACGGTGTCGGAAATTCGCCGCGATGTGGCGAGGCAACTGGGCATCAACCTCTCCGGTTCCGTTACCCTGGGCAACTCGACCTTTGGTTTCAACAGCAGCCAAACCAATGTTTCCAATGGCATCGGTGGCTCGTTCCCGCTGGGTGACTCCGTTCAGATCAATGCTGGCATAAGGGCGCTGGAAAACCGCGGTGCCCTGCGCCTTCTGGCGCAACCGACATTGACCGCGATGTCCGGCCAACCGGCTGAGTTCCTGGTTGGCGGCGAAATCCCGATCCAGACGTCTAGCATCAACGGCACCTCGATCCAGTACAAGCAATACGGCATTCAGCTCGCTTTCACGCCGACCGTGCGCGCCAATGGTCAGGTGGCGCTGACCATCGATACCGGTGTTTCCGAGCTGCAGGCCGGCAGTTCGGCGGCGCTGACCACGCGCGACGTCAAGACCTCGGTAGAACTGCCGCCCGGCACCACCCTCGCCATCGGCGGACTTCTCAGCGAAAGTGCCAGCCGCACCGTCGACCAGATTCCGGGCCTCGGAAATATCCCGATTCTCGGCGCCCTGTTCCGCTCCAATGCCTACCGGAGCCAGGAAACCGAGCTCGTGATCCTCGTCACGCCCTACCTGGTTCAGCCCACCACGCCCGCCAACGCCATCGCTGTGCCGACGGACAATTCCTACATCACCAATGATGCCGAGGCGTTTTTCCTTGGTGCCATTGAGAAGCGCTATGGCGTTGGCGCCACCGGCGAGTTCCGGGGCGGTTTCTCCGGCTCGGTCGGCTTTGCGCTCGATTGA
- the upp gene encoding uracil phosphoribosyltransferase produces MSNATVIDHPLIQHKLTIMRNKETSIAGFRRLLREIAHLMCYEVTRDLELEMIPIETPMAQMDSPAIKGKKLVFASILRAGNGLLDGMLDLVPAARVAHIGIYRDHETLEPVEYYFKAPSNLEDRLIIVVDPMLATANSATAAIDKLKERGANNIRFLCLLAAPEGIERFNKAHPDVPVFTASIDSHLNEKGYIIPGLGDAGDRMYGTK; encoded by the coding sequence ATGAGCAACGCAACCGTCATCGATCACCCGCTGATCCAGCACAAGCTGACCATCATGCGCAACAAGGAGACCTCGATTGCCGGTTTCCGGCGCCTCCTGCGCGAGATCGCCCACCTCATGTGCTACGAAGTCACGCGCGATCTCGAACTGGAAATGATCCCCATCGAGACGCCCATGGCGCAGATGGACTCGCCCGCCATCAAGGGGAAGAAACTCGTCTTCGCCTCGATCCTGCGCGCCGGCAATGGCCTGCTCGATGGCATGCTCGACCTCGTTCCCGCCGCCCGCGTCGCCCATATCGGCATTTACCGCGATCATGAAACGCTGGAACCGGTCGAATACTATTTCAAGGCGCCGTCCAACCTCGAAGACCGCCTGATCATCGTTGTCGACCCCATGCTGGCCACCGCTAATTCGGCAACGGCCGCCATCGACAAGCTCAAGGAACGCGGCGCCAACAACATCCGCTTCCTCTGTCTTCTCGCCGCGCCCGAGGGCATCGAGCGCTTCAACAAGGCGCATCCTGACGTCCCGGTCTTCACCGCCTCGATCGACAGTCACCTCAACGAGAAGGGCTATATCATCCCCGGCCTCGGCGATGCGGGCGATCGGATGTACGGGACGAAGTAA
- a CDS encoding Flp family type IVb pilin, giving the protein MKIFARFAQDESGATAIEYGLIAALISVGIILAATTLGTNLGDLFNGIAGRLDVTVPTATS; this is encoded by the coding sequence ATGAAAATTTTCGCACGTTTCGCGCAGGACGAGTCGGGCGCGACTGCAATCGAGTACGGCCTAATTGCCGCACTCATCTCTGTCGGTATTATTCTTGCCGCCACCACACTCGGCACCAATCTTGGTGACCTGTTCAACGGTATCGCTGGCCGTCTGGACGTGACGGTTCCGACCGCCACATCTTGA
- a CDS encoding TadE/TadG family type IV pilus assembly protein produces the protein MIRVLAAPLRRLRRCQKELLADERAVTAIEFGLLGIPFFAVIGAILQTSVIFLASQVLESAVNDAAREIRTGQLQQRSATVETFRTEVCNRLFGLFPDCAGLHVRVTTVTDFQSATPVPPVDPNCRAPCDWTSSERYENPVGGKVVQVQVHYRYPVLLTLGPLGLSNMGDGRRLIGSATVFKTEPFPS, from the coding sequence ATGATCAGGGTACTCGCCGCCCCATTGCGAAGACTTCGCCGCTGCCAGAAAGAGCTGCTGGCCGACGAGCGCGCCGTCACGGCCATCGAGTTCGGCCTGCTCGGCATCCCGTTCTTTGCGGTGATCGGCGCCATCCTGCAGACTTCGGTAATTTTCCTTGCCAGCCAAGTGCTTGAGAGTGCCGTCAACGATGCCGCACGCGAGATCCGCACCGGCCAGTTGCAACAGCGCAGCGCCACCGTCGAGACGTTTCGCACCGAAGTCTGCAACCGGCTTTTTGGCCTTTTCCCCGATTGCGCCGGACTTCATGTGCGGGTGACAACCGTCACCGATTTTCAATCCGCGACCCCCGTCCCCCCCGTCGATCCGAACTGCAGAGCGCCCTGCGATTGGACCTCGTCGGAAAGATATGAGAACCCGGTCGGCGGAAAAGTCGTGCAGGTGCAGGTGCATTACCGCTATCCGGTGTTGCTGACGCTAGGTCCGCTTGGCCTGTCCAATATGGGCGATGGGCGGCGGCTGATCGGCTCTGCCACGGTGTTCAAGACCGAGCCCTTCCCCTCATGA
- a CDS encoding VOC family protein has translation MAKLAHTMIRVIDEARSVDFYRRAFGLEIVNRLEFADFTLVYMAHELDGFELELTINHGRTEPYQLGDGYGHLAVVIDNLQAEHERFTAEGFTVGKVVDFKNGNVPVARFFFATDPDGYKIEVIQKGGRFQ, from the coding sequence ATGGCAAAACTAGCCCATACGATGATCCGGGTGATCGACGAAGCGCGCTCCGTCGATTTTTATCGCCGCGCCTTTGGCCTCGAAATCGTCAATCGCCTGGAATTTGCCGATTTCACGCTGGTCTATATGGCCCACGAACTCGACGGCTTCGAACTCGAACTCACCATCAATCATGGCCGCACCGAGCCTTATCAGCTTGGCGACGGCTATGGGCACCTCGCCGTCGTCATCGACAATCTCCAGGCCGAGCACGAGCGTTTCACGGCTGAGGGTTTCACCGTCGGCAAGGTGGTCGACTTCAAGAACGGCAACGTGCCCGTGGCCCGCTTCTTTTTTGCTACCGACCCGGATGGCTACAAGATCGAAGTCATCCAAAAAGGCGGGCGCTTCCAATAG
- a CDS encoding AAA family ATPase: MSFLTPEQPPKIEEPAAEIATGARLVPRITIQAFCENSQTAQLVESAAFDRRMSKVALTTHNGGVEGAVETYKSNPTPNLIIVETGLPPQEIPDALGRLAEVCDASTRVIVLGHVNDVLLYRELIRSGISEYIVLPATSQDIVTAITELYAAEGAAPIGRTVGFISAKGGAGGSTVAHNVAWAVATNLRQDCLIVDMDLAFGTAGLNFNQDPPHGLADALLANQKVDQTMLDRLMSKAANHINLLTAPATLDRTWDFEERDFEQVLEICQKSVPVIILDIPHAWNAWTRQTLSSIDEVVIVAEPDLASLRNAKNIADAVKAMRPTEAAPKLIINKLGVPRRPEIGAGEFATSVECSLIGQIGFDAALFGTAANNGQMIAEVSANNKVNDIFNAIGMQVTGRSPAHGAGKAASLLKLPSLFRKRA, encoded by the coding sequence ATGAGTTTCCTTACCCCCGAACAGCCGCCCAAGATCGAGGAACCGGCCGCCGAGATCGCGACCGGCGCGCGTCTTGTGCCGCGCATCACCATTCAGGCCTTTTGCGAAAATTCGCAGACGGCCCAACTGGTCGAAAGCGCCGCCTTCGATCGCCGCATGTCCAAGGTTGCGCTGACGACGCATAATGGCGGCGTCGAAGGCGCCGTTGAAACCTACAAGTCCAACCCGACGCCCAATCTTATCATCGTCGAAACCGGCCTGCCGCCGCAGGAAATCCCCGACGCTCTTGGCCGCCTGGCTGAAGTCTGCGACGCCTCCACCCGCGTCATCGTCCTCGGCCACGTCAACGACGTGCTGCTTTATCGCGAACTGATCCGCTCCGGCATCTCCGAATACATCGTCCTGCCAGCCACCTCGCAGGACATCGTCACCGCCATCACCGAGCTTTATGCCGCCGAAGGGGCAGCCCCGATCGGCCGCACGGTCGGCTTCATCTCCGCCAAGGGCGGTGCGGGCGGCTCGACCGTAGCCCACAACGTGGCCTGGGCCGTGGCGACGAACCTGCGGCAGGATTGTCTGATCGTCGACATGGACCTCGCCTTCGGCACGGCGGGTCTCAACTTCAACCAGGACCCGCCGCATGGCCTGGCCGATGCGCTTCTCGCCAACCAGAAGGTCGACCAGACCATGCTGGACCGGCTGATGAGCAAGGCCGCCAATCACATCAACCTCTTGACCGCGCCCGCAACGCTGGACCGCACCTGGGATTTCGAAGAGCGCGACTTCGAGCAGGTGCTCGAAATCTGCCAGAAGTCGGTGCCGGTGATCATCCTCGACATTCCCCATGCCTGGAATGCCTGGACCCGGCAGACCCTTTCTTCCATCGATGAAGTGGTGATCGTCGCCGAACCGGACCTCGCGAGCCTCCGCAATGCCAAGAATATTGCTGATGCGGTCAAGGCCATGCGGCCCACCGAAGCGGCCCCCAAGCTCATTATCAACAAGCTTGGCGTGCCGCGGCGTCCCGAGATCGGAGCAGGGGAGTTCGCCACCTCGGTCGAATGCAGCCTCATCGGTCAGATCGGCTTCGACGCAGCGCTCTTCGGCACCGCGGCCAATAACGGCCAGATGATCGCCGAGGTCTCAGCGAACAACAAGGTCAACGACATCTTCAACGCCATCGGCATGCAGGTGACCGGACGGTCCCCTGCCCATGGCGCGGGTAAAGCGGCAAGCCTGCTCAAGCTCCCCTCCCTGTTCCGGAAGCGGGCTTGA
- a CDS encoding CpaF family protein: MFGKRTTFGGNTPGVGEMPRPVASPAMPPPPAPVQRRASDNDAMAARMRTTDEVLDVRAPADAQRAQAYFQTKSAIFNALIDSIDLSQLATMDGQAAREEIRDIVSEIIALKSIVMSISEQEDLLEDICNDVLGYGPLEPLLARDDISDIMVNGSQRCYIEVGGKVRLTNVRFRDDAHLMNVCQRIVSQVGRRVDEGSPICDARLPDGSRVNVIAPPLAIDGAALTIRKFKKDKLTLPQLVKYGSISPEGAEVLRILGRVRANVLISGGTGSGKTTLLNCLTAFIEKDERVITCEDSAELQLQQPHVVRLETRPPNLEGEGEITMRDLIKNCLRMRPERIIVGEVRGPESFDLLQAMNTGHDGSMGTLHANSPREALSRLESMITMGGYSLPSRTIREMVVSSIDVIVQAARLRDGSRRITHITEVLGMEGDVIVTQDVFVYDIMGEDSNGMLIGKHRSTGITKPQFTERARYFNEEANLVEALEQANTDEHAILGN, translated from the coding sequence ATGTTTGGCAAGCGCACCACTTTTGGCGGCAATACACCCGGCGTCGGCGAAATGCCGCGGCCGGTCGCCAGCCCCGCCATGCCGCCTCCGCCGGCCCCGGTGCAGCGGCGCGCCAGCGACAATGATGCGATGGCCGCGCGCATGCGCACCACCGACGAGGTGCTCGACGTCCGCGCCCCCGCCGATGCGCAGCGCGCGCAAGCCTATTTCCAGACCAAGTCGGCCATCTTCAACGCGCTGATCGACTCCATCGATCTCAGCCAGCTCGCCACCATGGACGGACAGGCGGCGCGCGAGGAAATCCGCGACATCGTCTCGGAAATCATCGCCCTCAAATCGATCGTCATGTCGATTTCCGAGCAGGAAGACCTGCTCGAGGACATCTGCAACGACGTGCTCGGCTATGGCCCGCTCGAGCCGCTCCTGGCGCGGGACGACATCTCCGATATCATGGTCAATGGTTCGCAGCGCTGCTACATAGAAGTCGGCGGCAAGGTCCGGCTGACCAATGTGCGCTTCCGCGACGATGCGCACCTGATGAATGTCTGCCAGCGCATCGTCAGCCAGGTTGGCCGCCGCGTTGATGAAGGCTCACCCATCTGCGACGCCCGTCTCCCCGATGGTTCGCGCGTCAACGTCATCGCCCCGCCGCTCGCCATCGACGGCGCCGCGCTCACCATTCGTAAGTTCAAGAAGGATAAGCTGACCCTCCCGCAGCTGGTTAAATACGGCTCGATCTCGCCCGAAGGCGCGGAAGTGCTGCGCATCCTCGGCCGCGTCCGCGCCAATGTGCTTATTTCCGGTGGTACGGGTTCGGGCAAGACGACGCTCCTCAACTGCCTCACCGCCTTTATCGAAAAGGACGAGCGGGTCATCACCTGCGAAGACTCCGCCGAACTTCAGCTCCAGCAGCCCCATGTGGTGCGCCTCGAAACCCGCCCGCCCAACCTTGAGGGCGAAGGCGAGATCACCATGCGCGATCTCATCAAGAACTGCCTCCGTATGCGCCCCGAACGCATTATCGTCGGCGAAGTCCGTGGCCCGGAGAGTTTTGACCTCTTGCAGGCCATGAACACGGGCCACGACGGCTCCATGGGCACGCTCCACGCCAACTCGCCGCGTGAAGCGCTCAGCCGTCTTGAATCCATGATCACAATGGGCGGCTATTCGCTTCCCAGCCGCACGATCCGTGAAATGGTGGTGTCATCCATAGACGTCATTGTCCAGGCCGCACGCCTGCGCGACGGTTCGCGCCGCATCACCCACATCACCGAAGTGCTGGGCATGGAAGGCGATGTGATCGTCACGCAGGACGTCTTCGTCTACGACATCATGGGCGAAGATTCCAACGGCATGCTGATCGGCAAGCACCGCTCCACCGGCATCACCAAGCCCCAATTTACCGAACGCGCCCGCTACTTCAACGAAGAAGCAAACCTCGTCGAGGCCCTGGAACAGGCTAATACCGACGAGCACGCCATTTTGGGGAACTAG
- a CDS encoding pilus assembly protein N-terminal domain-containing protein — protein sequence MSRLFAAIALALGFALPMPAQAQDGAPVSVNVNMARVLRISAPAATVIVGNPGIADVTIQDPLTLILTGKSYGQTNLIVLNTAGEPIADTLVEVVQMQAGIMTVYQGQARTTLSCAPVCQPVVMLGDDNAFASETLASSQLVQSAAAN from the coding sequence ATGTCCCGCCTCTTTGCCGCCATCGCCCTCGCCCTTGGCTTTGCCCTGCCCATGCCCGCGCAGGCCCAGGACGGCGCTCCGGTCAGCGTCAATGTGAACATGGCCCGCGTCCTGCGCATCAGCGCCCCGGCGGCGACGGTGATCGTCGGCAATCCCGGCATTGCCGACGTGACCATCCAGGATCCGCTGACCCTCATCCTCACCGGCAAGAGCTACGGCCAGACCAATCTCATCGTGCTGAACACGGCCGGCGAGCCGATCGCCGATACCTTGGTCGAGGTGGTACAAATGCAGGCGGGAATCATGACCGTTTACCAGGGCCAGGCCCGCACCACCCTTTCTTGCGCACCGGTTTGCCAGCCAGTCGTCATGCTGGGCGACGATAATGCCTTCGCCAGCGAAACCCTCGCCTCCTCCCAGTTGGTGCAGTCCGCTGCTGCCAACTGA
- a CDS encoding HAD family hydrolase — protein MNDTIIPVFDLGGVFVDWNPVYLFRKLFETEEEAIWFHQTICTSDWNLEFDAGEIYAEGVAKLVTRFPKYWREIKAFDERWTETFGPFIQGTIDIHNELIELEIPTFAITNFSWEKWMTRLGEWPFLEKFDGVIVSGLEGLVKPDPRIYRVFCERYGFAPESCVFIDDSEPNIVAARKFGMHGIHFRDPAEVRKELIALGLPLKA, from the coding sequence ATGAACGATACCATCATTCCCGTTTTCGACCTGGGCGGCGTCTTCGTCGACTGGAATCCCGTCTACCTCTTCCGCAAGCTATTCGAGACCGAGGAAGAGGCGATCTGGTTTCACCAGACCATCTGCACGTCGGATTGGAACCTCGAATTCGATGCGGGCGAAATCTATGCCGAAGGCGTAGCCAAGCTGGTGACGCGATTTCCCAAATATTGGCGCGAAATCAAGGCTTTCGACGAGCGATGGACCGAAACTTTCGGGCCGTTCATCCAGGGCACGATCGACATCCATAACGAGCTGATCGAGCTGGAAATCCCGACCTTTGCGATCACCAACTTTTCCTGGGAGAAGTGGATGACGCGCCTGGGCGAATGGCCGTTCCTGGAAAAGTTCGATGGCGTGATCGTCTCGGGGCTCGAAGGCCTGGTGAAGCCTGACCCGCGCATCTATCGGGTGTTCTGCGAGCGCTATGGCTTTGCACCGGAATCCTGCGTTTTCATCGATGACAGCGAGCCCAATATCGTGGCGGCGCGCAAGTTCGGGATGCACGGCATCCATTTCCGCGACCCCGCCGAGGTGCGCAAGGAACTGATCGCGCTGGGGCTGCCGCTCAAGGCCTAA
- the cpaB gene encoding Flp pilus assembly protein CpaB yields the protein MRPARIILLLVAIVAGGLAAILVMRGGRAPAPDTQIVTEVVPELKTEILVAKTAIGIGERLNPEGLEWQEWPETALRPEYVTIDAMPDAPVQLDGAVARFEFFPGEPIREAKLVRADQGYLSAVLAEGKRGVSVGVTAASSAGGFVVPNDHVDVVLTTSTATGQRSEVILSDVRVLAIGKRLGEMGTTGGNAEGDGASPVPETFDDSTIATLELSPPQAETLINASTLGQLALTLRSVADFNRVETGPAAPASNQPVRIIRYGREQSVITTSPNVIAPVSSAEPYVTDTELPPIQTQVPAAPDVPQVLPQ from the coding sequence ATGAGACCGGCGCGTATTATCCTGTTGTTGGTGGCTATCGTCGCCGGTGGCCTTGCGGCCATCCTGGTGATGCGCGGCGGCAGGGCGCCTGCGCCAGACACACAGATCGTCACCGAAGTGGTCCCGGAACTTAAGACCGAGATCCTTGTTGCCAAGACCGCAATCGGCATTGGCGAAAGGCTGAACCCGGAAGGCTTAGAATGGCAGGAATGGCCGGAAACCGCCCTCCGACCTGAATACGTGACCATAGACGCCATGCCCGATGCACCGGTGCAGTTGGACGGCGCCGTGGCGCGGTTTGAATTTTTCCCCGGTGAACCGATCCGCGAAGCCAAGCTGGTCCGCGCCGATCAGGGCTACCTCTCTGCCGTTCTTGCTGAAGGCAAGCGCGGCGTGTCGGTCGGCGTCACTGCTGCTTCAAGCGCAGGTGGCTTCGTTGTTCCAAATGACCACGTAGACGTCGTCCTCACCACCTCGACGGCCACTGGCCAGCGCTCTGAAGTTATCCTCTCCGACGTGCGGGTGCTCGCCATCGGCAAACGCCTGGGCGAAATGGGTACGACCGGCGGCAATGCGGAAGGCGACGGCGCCAGTCCCGTGCCCGAAACCTTTGACGACTCCACGATTGCGACCCTGGAACTGAGCCCGCCGCAAGCCGAAACGCTGATCAATGCCTCGACCTTAGGCCAGCTGGCACTGACCCTGCGCTCGGTTGCCGATTTCAACCGCGTCGAGACCGGTCCGGCCGCGCCCGCCAGCAACCAGCCGGTGCGCATCATCCGCTACGGCCGCGAGCAGAGCGTCATCACCACCAGTCCCAATGTCATCGCTCCGGTGTCTTCGGCCGAGCCCTACGTGACGGACACCGAACTCCCACCGATTCAGACCCAGGTCCCGGCGGCGCCCGATGTGCCGCAGGTCCTGCCGCAGTAA
- a CDS encoding TadE/TadG family type IV pilus assembly protein encodes MRLARTLVAGLRRLARSQKGAAAVEFALIMPIMLTVYIGSIEASTLIIIDRKVQSVAGAVGDLVARSDKEILTKDLKDYFRAASGIMTPYSSQDVRQVVTAVKVASNGTTSVLWQSKFERGTYTAVRTTALPRTYRLPDEMIAISKGQMVIAAEASYSYTPLYGIVIGQEIDLYRSNFFMTRFEDEIKLVP; translated from the coding sequence ATGCGGCTCGCCAGAACCTTGGTGGCAGGGTTACGCAGACTGGCACGGTCTCAGAAAGGTGCGGCTGCCGTAGAGTTTGCGCTGATCATGCCGATCATGCTCACGGTTTATATCGGCTCCATCGAGGCCAGCACGCTGATCATCATCGATCGCAAGGTGCAGTCAGTGGCCGGCGCGGTGGGTGACCTCGTCGCGCGCTCGGACAAGGAGATCCTGACCAAGGACCTCAAGGACTATTTCCGCGCAGCCAGCGGCATCATGACCCCCTATTCGTCGCAAGACGTGAGACAGGTTGTGACGGCCGTAAAAGTGGCCAGTAATGGTACGACTTCCGTCCTATGGCAGAGCAAATTCGAGCGCGGAACCTATACGGCCGTAAGAACGACCGCTCTGCCCAGAACCTATAGACTGCCCGACGAAATGATCGCCATCTCCAAGGGGCAGATGGTGATCGCCGCGGAGGCGAGCTATTCGTATACGCCGCTCTACGGCATCGTCATCGGCCAGGAAATCGATCTCTACCGATCCAACTTCTTCATGACGCGCTTCGAAGACGAGATCAAACTCGTTCCCTAG
- a CDS encoding A24 family peptidase → MSTLALLFFPFAMALAATSDLLTMRISNKLVLVLAAGFVIVALLVGLPLQQFLMHLACAAVVLVVAFGMFAMRWIGGGDAKLAAATTLWLGFGLTLPYLAYTAILGGVLTLIILFIRRLPLELYTASMPWLERLHDRKQGVPYGIAMAFAGLLTYSNTPIFERLAG, encoded by the coding sequence ATGTCGACGCTGGCTTTGCTGTTTTTCCCATTCGCCATGGCTCTTGCGGCAACGTCCGACCTCCTGACCATGCGCATTTCCAACAAGCTCGTGCTTGTTCTCGCGGCAGGCTTCGTGATTGTGGCACTTCTGGTTGGCTTACCCTTGCAGCAATTTCTGATGCATCTTGCCTGCGCTGCTGTCGTATTGGTGGTCGCCTTCGGCATGTTCGCCATGCGCTGGATTGGCGGCGGCGATGCAAAGCTTGCTGCGGCCACGACGCTGTGGCTGGGCTTCGGACTGACCCTGCCATACCTGGCCTATACGGCAATTCTGGGTGGCGTGCTGACGCTGATCATCCTTTTTATCCGCCGCCTGCCGCTCGAACTTTATACCGCATCCATGCCTTGGCTCGAAAGGCTCCACGATCGCAAGCAAGGCGTGCCTTATGGAATTGCCATGGCCTTTGCAGGTCTGCTGACTTACTCCAATACACCCATCTTCGAGCGCCTCGCCGGCTAA
- a CDS encoding phosphopentomutase — MPRAIVCLLDSVGIGGAPDAHLYGDQGANTAGHIAEWAADGRADRDGLRAGPLHVPNMDAMGFGAALKLSTGILPPGLTETPKGGRFGVGREVSRGKDTPSGHWEIVGVPVPFDWGYFPQSEPAFPPELVEELIRRADLPGILGNKHASGTDIIAAMGEEHIRTGKPICYTSVDSVFQIAAHESHFGLDRLYKLCEIAFELTKPLNIGRVIARPFIGETQDTFKRTGNRRDFAISPPEPTLLDRNQAAGNQVFAVGKISDIYAGSGVTHKLKGTGIPQLFDRTLEAMEMAADRAFIMTNFVDFDSEYGHRRDVPGYAAALELFDRRLPELISKLRHDDLLILTADHGNDPTWPGTDHTREQIPILVFSPALPPGEIGIRPTFADIGESIAHWLGLPPGRHGKIFL; from the coding sequence ATGCCCCGCGCCATTGTCTGCCTCCTCGACAGCGTCGGCATCGGCGGTGCGCCCGATGCCCACCTCTACGGTGACCAGGGCGCGAACACCGCGGGCCACATTGCCGAATGGGCCGCCGATGGCCGCGCTGATCGCGACGGACTTCGTGCCGGCCCGCTACACGTCCCCAACATGGATGCCATGGGTTTTGGAGCCGCCTTAAAACTCTCCACCGGCATCCTTCCGCCCGGCCTGACCGAGACGCCGAAAGGCGGCCGTTTTGGCGTCGGCCGCGAAGTCTCGCGCGGCAAGGACACGCCGTCCGGTCACTGGGAAATCGTCGGCGTGCCGGTCCCCTTCGATTGGGGTTACTTCCCGCAAAGCGAACCGGCTTTCCCGCCCGAGCTTGTCGAAGAACTGATCCGCCGTGCCGATCTCCCCGGCATTCTGGGCAACAAGCATGCCTCGGGCACCGACATCATTGCGGCCATGGGTGAGGAGCATATCCGAACCGGCAAGCCAATCTGCTACACCTCGGTGGACTCGGTGTTCCAGATCGCCGCGCACGAAAGCCATTTCGGCCTCGACCGGCTCTACAAGCTCTGTGAGATCGCCTTCGAGTTGACCAAGCCGCTCAATATCGGCCGCGTCATCGCCCGCCCGTTCATCGGCGAGACCCAGGACACCTTCAAGCGCACCGGCAACCGCCGCGACTTTGCCATTTCGCCCCCTGAGCCAACGCTGCTCGATCGCAATCAGGCGGCTGGCAACCAGGTCTTTGCCGTGGGCAAGATCTCGGACATCTATGCCGGCTCCGGCGTTACCCACAAGCTCAAGGGTACCGGCATCCCGCAGCTCTTCGATCGCACGCTCGAAGCCATGGAAATGGCTGCCGACCGCGCCTTCATCATGACCAACTTCGTCGATTTCGATTCCGAATACGGCCACCGCCGCGACGTCCCCGGCTATGCCGCTGCACTGGAGCTGTTCGACCGACGCCTGCCGGAGCTGATCAGCAAGCTTCGGCACGATGACCTCCTGATCCTCACCGCGGACCATGGCAACGACCCGACCTGGCCGGGGACCGACCACACGCGCGAGCAGATCCCGATCCTGGTTTTTTCCCCAGCCCTGCCGCCCGGGGAGATTGGCATTCGCCCCACCTTCGCTGATATAGGTGAGAGCATAGCCCATTGGCTCGGCCTCCCCCCCGGCCGCCACGGCAAGATTTTCCTTTAA